One window of Trichoderma breve strain T069 chromosome 3, whole genome shotgun sequence genomic DNA carries:
- a CDS encoding WD domain, g-beta repeat domain-containing protein: MTPPTSGHIESGNDFQRAQDAYHAAFGAFPQSKDEIARAKLLSFIIGASEQDLSTIQKLLETSFNAEDRTGGLASQSKIVSASNDHTLRVWDATTGKEEYTLIGHSEAVTSVAVSPDCKTIASGSADQIVRLWDTTTGRQTRLLTGHSSAIKSVAFSFDGTKLASGSDDGTALVWDLATGQQECTLSHSTASASYGYYGSKAHTIKHAVTSIAFSLDGKRIIAGTRDNGIWMSDIATGTQEPLSGHSNAITSLVFSLDGRQIASGSTDGTVKVWDATTSQAKSIISGHSGAITSIAFSPDGSKIATGSADCTVRVWDAESAKEERVPICQPSNVKSVAFSSDGRKIVAGLADHTLRLYDVTTGLEECALTGHSGDVTGSAFF; this comes from the exons ATGACTCCTCCAACTTCTGGCCACATCGAGAGTGGGAATGACTTCCAACGAGCTCAAGACGCATATCACGCCGCATTTGGGGCTTTCCCACAAAGCAAGGATGAAATAGCAAGAGCGAAGCTTTTGTCGTTTATTATAGGGGCAAGCGAACAGGATTTGAGCACAATACAGAAACTTCTTGAGACCT CATTTAATGCCGAGGACAGGACAGGTGGATTGGCAAGCCAGAGCAAGATCGTATCAGCGTCTAACGATCACACCTTACGGGTGTGGGACGCTACCACtggcaaagaagaatatACACTCATCGGTCATTCAGAAGCCGTTACCAGCGTCGCGGTCTCACCTGATTGTAAGACGATTGCTTCCGGTTCAGCTGATCAGATCGTGAGGCTATGGGACACGACAACGGGCCGGCAAACGCGCTTGCTCACCGGCCATTCCAGTGCAATCAAAAGCGTTGCTTTCTCTTTCGACGGGACTAAGCTTGCTTCTGGGTCCGATGACGGTACGGCCTTGGTGTGGGATCTGGCAACAGGCCAGCAGGAGTGTACACTCTCGCACTCTACCGCCAGTGCTTCCTATGGCTACTACGGCTCCAAGGCTCACACCATTAAACACGCTGTCACTAGTATTGCCTTCTCTCTCGATGGCAAGAGAATCATTGCTGGGACTAGGGATAATGGGATATGGATGTCAGATATAGCGACCGGCACACAAGAACCCCTTTCCGGCCACTCCAatgccatcaccagcctcgtcttctccttggacGGCCGCCAGATAGCATCGGGAAGTACTGACGGTACTGTAAAAGTCTGGGATGCTACAACTAGTCAGGCCAAGTCTATTATTTCGGGCCATTCTGGCGCCATCACCAGTATTGCCTTTTCGCCAGACGGAAGCAAGATTGCGACGGGGTCCGCTGATTGTACTGTGCGTGTGTGGGATGCGGAAAGCGCCAAGGAAGAGCGTGTGCCCATATGCCAACCCAGCAATGTCAAGAGCGTAGCCTTCTCATCCGACGGTAGGAAGATTGTGGCCGGTTTGGCTGATCACACATTGAGGCTGTACGATGTGACAACCGGCCTCGAGGAGTGTGCGTTGACAGGCCATTCTGGCGATGTTACCGGTAGTGCCTTTTTCTAA
- a CDS encoding WD domain, g-beta repeat domain-containing protein gives MATRPSSRDEFEVALVCALPLEYNAISLLFDEFWDEDGDRYGGAIGDLNTYTTGRFGNFDVVLVLLPNTGNVSTGDEILLGDVIISRTVIQYDYGRQYHDDFKARDTTEDILGRPNKDIRGLVTFLETELARERLEKRAAVFLKQIQDLPPKGNRRRADIYKYPGASSDRLFEANYRHKHYLSPQCSCAKVGCDDQHIIKRRRLDTNRASEQQDFGEESQTPSIFIGRFGSSGTVVKSGKHRDEIAKHYGVLAFETEAAGVWDELPCIIVKGVSNYADGHGSKHWQDFAAATAACVAKALVEQYPKTDKTFRAQIEQQMKELMENTESNKCLQDLRQTDPRDDKTRIQRTKGHLLKDSYRWILDHVDFKKWRYDSQHSLLWIKGDPGKGKTMLLCGIIDEIEESTTTQCLSYFFCQATELQLNNATAVLRGLIYMIIMQRPVLISHVRKKYDHSGKKLFEDGNGWEALSKTLLAILNDPSLTDVILIIDALDECVKGLSHLLDFINQASCSSRAKWIVSSRNWPIIEESLEDVMHGVKICLELNESLVSAAVQSFIRYKVQHLATKKSYDKNTQDEIEQYLMSNAHGTFLWVALVCQELADPRVRKRHTLQKLKSYPSGLDALYKRMMENIHDSLDAEVCQQILAITSVVYRPITLPELSCLMESYIDNDDDDDELKEIIGFCGSFLTIREESIYLIHQSAKDFLLEKVPDQILALGIEHQHHTIFSRSLNQLSKILHRNIYRLMFPGFPIEHVSSPDPDPLAPIRYSCMYWVDHLIASEHTRELSRGKMPRSEDTINTFFERRYLHWLEALSLLRSMSEGVLAMQKLERLQMPQLTELLEDANHFIRSHRQAIESAPLQVYTSALIFSPSHSRVRRLFVAEEPEWILTKPIMEKHCTGNCLRVLMGHEKPITSVAFSHDSALIASGSIDKTIRLWSTSTGDCIRDFMAKGELTIALAFSPDSALVASCSGRGIIQLWRTTTGKCVHELQGPNNKDTAVAFSHDSKLIVSASEDNTICIWSVDTGNCVQRLKGHGNDILSVAFSHDSKLIASASLDKTTRLWRVDTNGFQQEDPAVIISEGTLFVFSNDSTLVASVSGKIISLWCPHTGRCTQELKGHSEEVVSIAFSHDTALIASFSRDGSARLWCTDTGNCMLKLPRLNRSRKGTSGSVAFSHDSAIIAAGPLDNGSIQLWSVVDGKFLFEIPGEDPFVFSHDSSLIASLHLETENVRLWCTTTGDLVQELQSNIDVAIQSIVFSRDSALLAAIAGEELKLWSVASGECIQTLRNPTDMLVSVTISHDSTLVAALTDTSSNTIAVWRIDTGDLVQCVDLDYALHWYSRNLSFAKDKLEILTSIGVVAIDGTGGSIEWNPLPPRLVGLGIDNDRGWIMWNNYDILRLPAEFHDSGFAISGSTVAIRTASGRVIFIRLSADVLSDLYGEVDDSLTWSSSILSASRENISQSCGHSTLSISFD, from the exons ATGGCTACTCGGCCCTCTAGCCGCGACGAATTCGAGGTTGCCTTAGTTTGTGCATTGCCGCTTGAATACAATGCCATCTCGTTACTCTTCGACGAGTTCTGGGATGAAGACGGTGATCGGTATGGAGGGGCTATTGGAGACCTAAACACTTACACCACTGGACGCTTCGGCAACTTCGACGtcgttcttgttcttttacCAAATACGGGGAACGTCA GCACGGGAGATGAAATTCTACTTGGTGATGTGATCATCAGCAGAACTGTGATCCAATATGACTACGGTAGACAGTATCACGATGACTTCAAGGCAAGAGACACCACAGAGGATATCTTGGGTCGGCCAAATAAAGACATCCGTGGTCTAGTCACCTTCCTGGAGACGGAGCTTGCACGAGAGCGACTTGAGAAACGAGCTGCCGTCTTCCTCAAACAGATTCAGGATCTTCCTCCCAAAGGGAACCGGCGGCGAGCAGATATCTACAAATATCCCGGAGCGAGCAGCGATAGGTTGTTCGAGGCGAACTACCGCCATAAGCATTATCTTTCGCCACAATGTTCTTGCGCAAA AGTGGGGTGCGATGATCAACATATTATCAAGCGAAGGCGTCTTGATACGAATCGAGCATCCGAACAGCAAGACTTTGGTGAAGAATCTCAGACACCGTCCATCTTCATTGGACGATTCGGTTCAAGTGGTACAGTAGTCAAATCGGGCAAGCACCGTGATGAGATCGCCAAGCATTACGGTGTTCTGGCGTTTGAAACGGAGGCTGCTGGAGTCTGGGATGAGCTTCCATGCATCATTGTCAAGGGCGTCAGTAACTACGCGGACGGCCACGGGAGCAAGCATTGGCAGGATTTCGCAGCTGCAACGGCCGCATGTGTCGCTAAAGCTCTGGTGGAACAATATCCAAAAACAGACAAGACATTCAGGGCCCAGATTGAACAGCAGATGAAGGAATTGATGGAAAATACAGAAAGTAATAAATGCCTTCAGGATCTACGCCAAACAGACCCCCGCGATGACAAGACGCGCATTCAGCGTACCAAAGGTCACTTGCTTAAAGACTCATATCGTTGGATACTCGACCACGTCGACTTTAAGAAATGGCGATATGACTCCCAACACAGTCTGCTTTGGATCAAAGGAGACCCTGGGAAGGGAAAGACTATGCTTCTGTGCGGCATTATCGATGAGATAGAGGAATCTACCACTACACAATGCCTATCCTACTTCTTTTGCCAGGCTACCGAACTACAACTTAATAACGCAACGGCGGTATTGCGGGGTCTCATATACATGATCATTATGCAACGCCCAGTGCTTATCTCACATGTACGAAAGAAGTATGACCATTCAGGAAAGAAGCTTTTTGAAGACGGCAATGGCTGGGAAGCATTGTCAAAGACTCTGTTAGCAATACTAAACGACCCAAGCTTGACTGATGTAATTCTAATTATTGATGCACTCGACGAGTGTGTTAAAGGATTGTCACATcttctcgacttcatcaaccaagcttcttgttcaAGTCGCGCCAAATGGATTGTTTCAAGCCGTAACTGGCCGATCATTGAGGAGAGTCTTGAGGATGTCATGCATGGAGTAAAGATATGCCTTGAGTTGAACGAGAGTTTAGTTTCTGCTGCTGTCCAATCCTTTATCCGATACAAGGTGCAGCATCTAGCTACGAAGAAGAGCTACGATAAGAATACACAAGATGAAATCGAACAGTATCTAATGTCCAACGCTCATGGCACGTTTCTGTGGGTAGCTCTTGTCTGCCAAGAGCTAGCAGATCCTAGAGTCCGGAAACGGCATACGCTCCAGAAGCTGAAGTCATACCCCTCAGGACTTGATGCTTTATATAAGCGTATGATGGAGAATATTCACGATTCACTTGACGCGGAAGTTTGCCAGCAGATCTTGGCTATCACTTCAGTCGTATACCGCCCAATTACCTTACCAGAGCTGAGCTGTCTCATGGAGTCATATATTGAtaatgacgacgacgacgacgaacTGAAAGAGATCATTGGGTTTTGTGGCTCATTCTTGACTATTCGAGAAGAAAGCATTTACTTAATACATCAGTCGGCTAAAGACTTTTTGCTTGAGAAGGTGCCCGATCAAATCCTAGCCTTAGGCATTGAACACCAGCACCATACTATCTTCTCCAGATCGTTGAATCAGCTAAGTAAGATACTGCATCGTAATATCTACAGGCTGATGTTCCCAGGCTTCCCCATCGAACATGTTTCTTCACCTGACCCTGATCCCTTGGCTCCAATCCGCTATTCTTGCATGTACTGGGTCGACCACCTCATTGCCTCGGAACATACGCGGGAACTAAGTCGCGGAAAGATGCCTAGAAGTGAAGACACGATCAACACATTCTTTGAGAGAAGATACCTACACTGGTTGGAAGCTCTCAGTCTGCTGCGAAGTATGTCAGAAGGCGTATTAGCAATGCAGAAGCTG GAAAGATTACAGATGCCACAGCTTACAGAGCTGCTTGAAGATGCGAATCATTTCATCCGTTCGCATAGACAAGCAATAGAGTCTGCTCCATTGCAAGTTTATACATCAGCACTTATCTTTAGTCCCTCTCATAGTAGAGTGAGACGGCTCTTTGTGGCTGAAGAACCCGAATGGATCCTTACGAAACCAATTATGGAGAAGCACTG TACAGGCAACTGTTTGCGAGTGCTCATGGGCCATGAAAAACCAATCACATCAGTTGCCTTCTCCCATGACTCAGCGCTCATAGCATCGGGCTCAATTGATAAAACAATTCGGCTCTGGAGTACTTCTACAGGCGATTGCATACGGGATTTTATGGCTAAAGGCGAACTCACAATCGCACTCGCCTTTTCACCTGATTCGGCGTTGGTGGCATCATGCTCAGGCCGTGGAATCATTCAGCTATGGCGCACTACCACAG GCAAGTGTGTACATGAACTACAGGGACCTAACAATAAGGACACGGCGGTTGCCTTTTCACATGACTCCAAACTTATAGTATCTGCGTCGGAGGATAATACAATTTGCATCTGGTCTGTTGATACAGGCAATTGTGTGCAAAGGCTTAAAGGCCATGGTAATGACATCTTATCAGTTGCCTTCTCGCACGACTCGAAGCTTATAGCGTCGGCTTCGCTCGATAAAACAACCCGACTTTGGCGCGTTGACACAAATGGCTTTCAACAGGAAGACCCAGCCGTCATTATATCTGAAGGTACATTATTTGTCTTCTCAAACGACTCGACACTCGTGGCATCTGTCTCGGGAAAGATCATCTCGCTCTGGTGCCCTCATACAGGCAGATGTACGCAGGAGCTCAAGGGCCATAGCGAGGAGGTTGTGTCAATTGCATTCTCGCATGACACAGCACTTATAGCATCATTTTCAAGAGATGGCAGTGCCAGGCTGTGGTGCACTGATACAGGCAACTGCATGCTGAAGCTACCACGCCTTAACAGATCCAGAAAGGGGACATCTGGCTCAGTTGCGTTCTCACATGATTCTGCTATTATAGCAGCAGGCCCTCTAGATAACGGCAGTATCCAACTCTGGAGTGTTGTCGACGGCAAATTCTTATTTGAGATACCCGGCGAGGATCCTTTTGTCTTCTCGCATGACTCCTCCCTTATCGCGTCACTACACTTGGAGACTGAGAATGTTCGACTGTGGTGCACTACTACAGGCGACCTTGTGCAAGAGCTACAAAGCAACATTGACGTTGCAATCCAGTCAATTGTTTTCTCCCGTGACTCAGCGCTCCTAGCGGCAATTGCAGGGGAGGAGCTTAAACTCTGGAGCGTTGCTTCGGGCGAATGCATACAAACGCTTCGAAACCCGACTGATATGCTGGTGTCGGTCACCATCTCGCATGACTCAACGTTGGTGGCTGCATTGACCGATACTAGTAGTAACACCATCGCAGTCTGGCGCATCGACACGGGCGACCTCGTCCAATGCGTCGACCTCGATTACGCCCTCCATTGGTATTCCAGGAATCTGTCATTCGCAAAGGACAAGTTGGAAATCCTTACTAGTATTGGTGTCGTGGCTATCGACGGCACTGGAGGCTCTATTGAATGGAATCCACTTCCGCCTCGTTTGGTCGGCCTCGGCATTGATAACGATCGCGGCTGGATTATGTGGAATAATTATGATATCCTCAGGTTACCAGCCGAATTTCATGATTCTGGCTTTGCTATATCAGGGTCTACCGTTGCTATTAGAACTGCATCAGGACGGGTTATTTTCATCCGTTTATCGGCTGATGTGCTGTCAGATTTATATGGCGAGGTTGATGACAGTTTGACATGGAGTTCCTCGATCCTCTCAGCCTCTCGTGAAAATATTTCTCAATCATGTGGCCATTCAACTCTATCCATATCTTTTGATTAG
- a CDS encoding heterokaryon incompatibility protein (HET) domain-containing protein, producing the protein MGLSHHGASLSQEYPAPSLPTSRHIRLVSLLPGSNDTIICELITADLDSAPHYEALSYTWGNPLDCRTIYIKTAEFGDATEFQVTSNCFSALRRLRLADRPRILWIDAVSIDQHNFPERNHQVTLMSQIYSGAAEVIIYLGESEDNCNLAIEFIIEVYNPNLETTTSLSYPKSEPLLLALRSFFNRPWFSRVWVIQEATLSHRATVYCGDKVFPWSAVKSFHQWNASQKWLGRLPFVVTSSRASLTKSRPGKTMLKALIETRYCAATDPRDKVYGLLPLLHAFDQELNLTPQYEDSVAKVYTDCAAALMTQERFELVLCAVQGGSDCNDLPSWVPDWRNEPKRTILGKNYDIPSDSAWASNDVSGYSMRLTLSPPEPVLHMAGYSCGKVMKVGSTYLAGQGTIPLDEWKALLDKGPTQSLDADPDEASYTVKGFYAVICAADFAYPLAIHQFVEGEKESAKGKQGSSWEALVRRALRKRADGSPSGNNGALPLRDIPFRRAGVHLPPSYRIYVQRVLQHCHSRRFFVTDTGFMGLGPEETRVGDDVYASAGAKIPFILREVDSGSKLQETSRFRLVGECYSESRTWRELGGEPRYLDIV; encoded by the coding sequence ATGGGCCTGTCTCACCATGGAGCCTCTCTTAGCCAGGAATATCCAGCGCCTTCGCTACCAACTTCAAGGCACATTCGCCTAGTGTCGTTGCTTCCTGGTAGCAATGACACGATTATTTGTGAGCTCATCACGGCGGACCTGGATTCAGCTCCCCACTATGAAGCTCTATCGTATACCTGGGGTAACCCTCTGGACTGCCGAACTATATATATCAAGACGGCAGAATTTGGAGACGCAACGGAATTCCAGGTCACATCAAACTGTTTCTCCGCTCTACGACGCCTGCGACTGGCTGATCGACCACGCATTCTTTGGATCGATGCAGTGAGCATTGACCAGCATAATTTCCCCGAAAGAAACCATCAGGTTACTCTCATGTCCCAGATTTACTCTGGAGCAGCGGAAGTCATCATCTACCTCGGCGAATCTGAGGACAATTGTAATTTGGCAATCGAATTCATCATTGAAGTGTATAATCCGAATCTAGAGACAACGACATCGCTCAGTTATCCCAAGTCCGAACCATTACTTTTGGCCCTGCGAAGTTTCTTCAACCGGCCGTGGTTCAGCAGAGTGTGGGTGATTCAAGAAGCCACACTCTCACATAGAGCTACAGTCTACTGCGGCGACAAGGTGTTTCCTTGGTCTGCAGTAAAAAGCTTCCATCAATGGAACGCGAGCCAGAAATGGTTGGGGAGGCTCCCATTCGTCGTAACCTCTTCAAGAGCATCTCTGACCAAATCGAGGCCTGGAAAGACGATGCTAAAGGCTCTCATTGAAACAAGATACTGCGCGGCAACGGATCCGCGCGATAAGGTGTACGGTTTGCTGCCGCTTCTGCACGCTTTTGACCAAGAGCTCAATCTCACGCCGCAATATGAAGACTCGGTAGCTAAAGTCTACACCGAttgtgcagcagctctgATGACGCAGGAGCGGTTTGAGTTGGTGTTGTGTGCCGTACAAGGCGGATCGGATTGCAACGATCTGCCGTCTTGGGTGCCAGATTGGAGAAACGAGCCCAAACGAACGATTCTTGGAAAGAATTACGATATTCCATCGGACAGCGCTTGGGCTTCTAACGATGTCTCGGGATACTCCATGCGGTTAACTTTATCACCACCAGAGCCAGTGCTACACATGGCAGGCTATTCATGCGGCAAGGTAATGAAAGTGGGATCTACATACCTTGCCGGTCAAGGCACAATTCCCTTGGATGAATGGAAGGCCTTGTTAGATAAGGGACCTACACAATCATTAGATGCTGACCCGGATGAGGCTTCTTACACCGTTAAGGGTTTCTACGCCGTCATATGTGCTGCCGATTTTGCTTACCCTTTGGCCATTCATCAATTTGtggaaggggaaaaagagTCTGCAAAAGGCAAGCAGGGATCAAGCTGGGAAGCTCTCGTTCGCCGCGCATTGCGTAAAAGAGCGGATGGGAGCCCATCGGGCAACAACGGCGCTTTGCCTTTGCGAGATATCCCATTCCGTCGAGCGGGGGTTCATCTGCCGCCGAGCTATCGGATCTATGTCCAGAGAGTCTTGCAACATTGTCACTCGCGCCGCTTTTTCGTTACCGACACTGGGTTTATGGGACTGGGTCCGGAGGAGACTCGTGTTGGAGACGACGTCTATGCAAGTGCGGGAGCCAAGATACCGTTCATACTCCGAGAGGTTGACAGCGGTTCTAAGCTGCAAGAGACGAGTCGGTTTCGACTTGTTGGGGAGTGTTATTCAGAGAGCAGAACGTGGAGAGAACTTGGAGGCGAGCCACGGTATCTCGACATTGTGTAG
- a CDS encoding mad3/BUB1 homology region 1 domain-containing protein produces MAGSEDITDFDMIEDQKENIQSLPGGRSAKKLASLFSPSPLHKYSTPTPTDTKNVNDCIRAEYEAEIANISESDDPLDVFDRYVRWVIDAYPSAQATAESQLHTILERATKTFVTSSQYKNDPRYLKLWMYYIQLFSDSPRETFLFLSRQGIGESLALFYEEYAAWLEGAGRWAQAEEVYKLGIERDARPAQRLLRKFKEFEARLARQPDALEGPSSPALPTVRPALASKTDPFGVSSQPVDPQAQRQTSGVGGSSSRSGKSKISIFSDADAQQPAMSSRDAGSKGWDSIGSLADRKKENAMEPKPWSGETLRAGGKKPGSGGTKLAVFRDPSLAQIQNIIVVPSKHQVTTHPQTGKRERIFVDLAAVYPTPEEPGTELSFEEVIAAHRGWLDRLWDTDYSRQGHMVPLREVDNLTQNTTDKLIIDGDPMDLDENGVVNEKPRESRSGRKKKTMEVNETQIIKTKLDSPSGPKLKKKKVAEPTMTLHTRAATDDIYDIFNAPLKSAPVEENDDDDEDSDSDSSDDDDNDDDEMTDADYASDAESTGATRQLHEDEISQRLEDEFEDEEPEQPRTRTIFIPVPPEDYEPPTRPYRDPAEMANNRLPFMTPITERTEPSLDVTIDRAYQFKTPSKHDGRAALVEEASDSESESSSLKEYFPEGRLSINGRTPLGSKAARAPSKSGPNRGVPVKGPIVKEAQCSPIDDNVRRSILTSIQPPLAMYPGFYDHHNQKYERGAEIRRYAKAVRLGRANPDKPGPGNLPAIIQFIDCETRYAVRRELGAGAFAPVYLVENSNPDREEDGHEVGARMGKGTFAVNRRAAIEALKMESPPTPWEFYIMRTAHSHEAFLFLPFHPHGTLLDVINLFRAEPSGAMDEQLAMFFSIELFRTVEALHSKNVLHGDLKPDNCLLRLDSKSSPVFSDQALSSQWYADGRGGWDSRGIVLIDFGRGIDMKAFTPDVEFIADWKTTAQDCPEMREGRPWTWQIDYYGLAGVIHCLLFGKYIETVRADQGGFGRGGRKYKIRENFKRYWQTDIWSDCFEVLLNPASFLAYEDGGRMPVLKSMRSIRERMEAWLMANCERGAGLKATMGRVEALVRNRK; encoded by the exons ATGGCGGGCTCAGAGGATATCACCGACTTCGATATGATTGAAGATCAGAAGGAGAACATTCAGTCCCTGCCCGGAGGCCGCTCAGCGAAGAAGCTAGCCagtcttttctctccatctcctctaCACAAATATTCCACCCCGACACCGACCGACACAAAAAATGTCAACGATTGCATCCGCGCAGAATATGAGGCGGAAATCGCAAACATCTCCGAATCCGACGATCCTTTAGATGTGTTTGACAGATATGTGCGCTGGGTAATAGACGCGTATCCGTCAGCACAAGCGACGGCCGAATCACAACTCCACACGATCCTCGAACGCGCGACGAAGACGTTTGTCACCTCATCTCAATACAAGAACGATCCCAGATACCTCAAGCTATGGATGTACTACATACAGCTGTTTTCCGACTCACCGCGCGAGAcattccttttcctctcacGACAGGGAATTGGCGAGAGCCTCGCATTGTTTTACGAGGAGTATGCCGCATGGTTAGAAGGAGCAGGCCGGTGGGCACAAGCAGAGGAGGTATACAAGCTTGGGATTGAGCGAGACGCCCGGCCAGCTCAGAGGCTGTTGCGCAAGTTCAAGGAGTTTGAGGCAAGGCTCGCTCGACAGCCAGACGCATTGGAGGgaccatcttcaccagcttTGCCCACCGTCCGTCCCGCTCTGGCCAGTAAGACAGACCCCTTTGGCGTTTCATCACAGCCAGTGGACCCTCAGGCCCAAAGGCAAACAAGCGGTGTTGGGGGCAGCTCATCCCGATCTGGAAAGTCCAAaatatccatcttctccgatGCGGATGCCCAACAGCCTGCCATGTCGTCAAGAGATGCTGGATCCAAGGGCTGGGATAGCATTGGATCTCTGGCAGATcgaaaaaaggaaaatgcGATGGAACCAAAGCCATGGTCTGGAGAGACGCTCAGGGCAGGTGGCAAGAAGCCTGGATCTGGTGGGACTAAGCTGGCGGTATTCAGGGATCCG TCCCTTGCTCAAATACAAAATATCATTGTTGTCCCGTCCAAGCATCAAGTAACGACTCATCCGCAAAcagggaagagagagcgCATCTTTGTTGACCTCGCGGCCGTTTACCCAACCCCCGAGGAACCCGGTACAGAACTAAGCTTCGAGGAAGTCATTGCTGCGCATCGAGGATGGCTCGACCGCCTGTGGGATACTGACTATAGCCGCCAAGGCCACATGGTGCCTCTGCGCGAGGTGGACAATTTGACACAAAACACAACCGACAAGCTGATTATTGACGGAGACCCAATGGACTTGGACGAGAATGGCGTAGTAAACGAGAAGCCCCGAGAATCTCGTTCAggcaggaaaaagaagacaatggaGGTCAATGAGACGCAGATCA TCAAAACGAAACTCGACTCCCCTTCAGGACcaaagctcaagaagaagaaagtagcggAGCCCACTATGACTCTTCACACAAGAGCAGCCACGGATGATATATACGACATTTTCAACGCACCGCTCAAATCCGCACCTGTGGAAGAaaacgatgatgacgatgaagactCCGACTCTGACTCctccgatgacgatgacaatgatgatgatgaaatgacTGATGCCGATTATGCAAGTGATGCTGAGAGCACTGGCGCTACGAGGCAGCTACACGAAG ATGAGATATCACAACGCCTGGAGGACGAGtttgaggatgaagagccagAGCAGCCTAGAACGCGCACCATCTTCATTCCCGTCCCACCAGAAGACTATGAGCCACCAACACGCCCGTATAGGGATCCGGCGGAGATGGCCAACAATCGACTACCTTTCATGACGCCCATCACCGAGAGAACCGAGCCATCGTTGGATGTCACCATAGACCGGGCATACCAGTTCAAGACGCCTAGTAAGCATGACGGTAGAGCGGCACTAGTCGAGGAGGCATCAGACTCGGAATCCGAGAGCAGCTCTCTGAAAGAATATTTCCCAGAAGGGAGACTGTCCATCAATGGTCGAACACCTCTAGGGTCCAAGGCTGCTAGAGCACCAAGTAAGAGTGGCCCCAATAGAGGTGTACCTGTCAAGGGCCCTATCGTTAAAGAAGCCCAATGCAGCCCCATCGATGACAACGTTCGACGAAGTATCTTGACAAGCATACAGCCTCCGCTGGCCATGTATCCCGGCTTCTACGATCACCACAACCAGAAATACGAGCGTGGCGCAGAGATTCGAAGATACGCCAAGGCTGTCAGGTTAGGCAGAGCGAATCCAGACAAACCCGGACCAGGAAACCTGCCGGCGATCATCCAATTCATTGACTGTGAGACTAGATATGCTGTGAGGAGGGAACTTGGCGCTGGCGCTTTTGCACCGGTGTACTTGGTGGAAAACTCGAACCCGGATCGAGAGGAAGACGGCCACGAGGTTGGAGCCAGGATGGGCAAAGGGACATTCGCCGTAAACCGACGAGCGGCAATAGAAGCCCTGAAAATGGAATCGCCTCCGACGCCGTGGGAGTTTTACATCATGCGTACTGCTCATTCTC ACGAagccttcctcttcctgccATTCCATCCTCATGGCACGTTGCTAGACGTAATCAACCTCTTTCGAGCAGAGCCTTCAGGCGCCATGGATGAGCAGCTTGCCATGTTCTTTTCCATCGAACTATTCCGCACTGTCGAAGCTCTTCACTCAAAAAATGTCCTTCATGGCGACTTGAAGCCAGACAActgcctcctccgcctcgaTTCCAAGTCATCACCTGTTTTCTCCGACCAGGCTCTTTCCAGTCAATGGTACGCCGACGGACGCGGCGGATGGGATTCACGGGGCATCGTTCTTATCGACTTTGGGCGCGGCATCGACATGAAGGCGTTTACCCCTGACGTGGAATTCATTGCCGATTGGAAGACGACAGCGCAGGATTGCCCCGAAATGCGAGAGGGACGGCCTTGGACGTGGCAGATTGACTATTACGGGCTCGCGGGCGTCATTCACTGTCTGCTTTTCGGAAAGTACATTGAGACAGTGCGCGCTGATCAAGGGGGTTTCGGCCGAGGCGGTCGAAAGTACAAGATTCGTGAGAACTTTAAGCGGTACTGGCAGACGGACATTTGGTCGGATTGCTTCGAGGTGCTGCTAAATCCGGCTTCGTTCCTCGCCTATGAGGATGGCGGCAGGATGCCTGTGCTCAAGTCGATGAGGAGCATCCGTGAGCGCATGGAGGCGTGGCTGATGGCCAACTGCGAAAGGGGAGCAGGGCTTAAAGCTACGATGGGCAGAGTGGAGGCGTTGGTGAGGAATCGCAAGTAA